Proteins from one Macrobrachium rosenbergii isolate ZJJX-2024 chromosome 14, ASM4041242v1, whole genome shotgun sequence genomic window:
- the LOC136845984 gene encoding uncharacterized protein, protein MSRRKSDLSNDAVLREEEEASAPEAMEDRGPQGGSTDEAEEKKICGVCGDTAKSYHFGGLCCSSCKAFFRRSIQSEAWQNFFCLNNGDCVMRENRRACQACRFERCKEIGMDTTLVMNAEDRKALMLRKLEKRKRQLLKIRRIRKKQQKSNEEKNNKICQDESSMDWDVKVTDAEGGTGKGSHPEETNDEYFITETLSQKSLEKIKGLQKMLRKALTFPEFPKHYYEEGTDITEHLFFVFCKGMGKFFSFVPEFNELDDKDQSVLLKDAVAKSIFIFGAHQFQGDHECWPRRLLSPYCTFPTISLAATEKFIYDEDTFHRMKTFMRKFGRFFDDEVVTLLSLMIAAFDTDIPLLVDTSKVAEYKEVYTQLLVNYLHYQNASDALTLFTGELRNCFAEVKELKKSFQRNRTEKEDVKPLDGKEETSFASSLHDLKEDPKMAPKKAFFERNKVTNGYRSHGTFAKKDEHRGQHKNKTLPLKANEYDNKSNLRNEEKMVVFELPPNPCFTVTQDHNYQKPNARRPQATLHDGDRFQLPDQGLQSTPSSLKLHKKPRGIGSNGSSSTSHDTDYQAPSRQSLSPALIIPLSRRRNGSFSGIKGLQMHQELHTCPNEMQVDYPIYWSGQAGFQAAHQQSFHGAGVHTPMPLQTSLLSANSSILIREQRDQQYIPSADISFSQEGTIPTLALKAVPVHLPASNCAEMCGQPRTHCHPHTRQVNLVSEVHSQATEHDFLQNLHHSPKALSGGLLQSAQTNPQLARKSPMINMCQNMSQLSTQGDQQLVEAVQYVLPPHLMKHLITRLGTGQRNHL, encoded by the exons ATGAGTCGCAGAAAGAGCGACCTGAGCAACGACGCCGttctgagagaagaagaagaagcttctgCGCCGGAGGCTATGGAAGACCGAGGCCCACAAGGAGGGAGCACGGACGAGGCAGAAGAGAAAAAG ATTTGTGGTGTTTGTGGAGACACAGCAAAGAGCTACCACTTCGGAGGTCTGTGCTGCTCTTCATGCAAGGCCTTCTTCCGCAGAAGCATCCAAAGTGAGGCGTGGCAGAACTTCTTTTGCTTAAATAACGGAGACTGTGTGATGCGCGAGAACAGAAGAGCTTGTCAAGCATGCAG GTTTGAGCGGTGCAAGGAGATTGGCATGGATACTACTCTAGTAATGAATGCAGAAGACAGAAAAGCCCTCATGCTTCGTAAATTAGAAAAAAGGAAGAGGCAATTACTGAAAATTCGCAGGATCAGGAAAAAGCAACAGaaaagtaatgaagaaaaaaacaataagatCTGTCAGGACGAGAGCAGCATGGACTGGGATGTTAAAGTGACAGATGCTGAGGGTGGGACAGGGAAGGGCAGTCACCCAGAGGAGACAAATGACGAGTATTTTATCACTGAAACCCTTAGTCAAAAGAGCCTGGAAAAGATAAAAGGTCTACAGAAAATGCTGCGGAAGGCCCTAACATTTCCAGAATTCCCAAAACATTATTATGAGGAAGGAACAGACATAACAGAGCATCTGTTTTTCGTCTTTTGCAAAGGTATGGGGAAATTTTTCAGCTTCGTGCCAGAATTCAACGAGTTAGATGACAAAGACCAGAGCGTTTTGCTAAAAGATGCCGTGGCCAAGTCGATTTTCATATTTGGTGCTCATCAGTTCCAGGGAGATCATGAATGCTGGCCTCGTAGGCTCCTTTCCCCTTACTGCACATTCCCAACAATATCCTTGGCTGCTACAGAAAAATTCATTTATGATGAGGATACATTTCATAGGATGAAAACCTTCATGAGAAAATTCGGCAGGTTTTTCGATGATGAAGTGGTCACTTTACTCAGTCTCATGATAGCAGCCTTTGATACAGACATTCCACTGCTTGTTGATACGTCAAAAGTTGCAGAGTACAAGGAAGTATATACTCAGTTACTGGTAAATTACCTGCACTACCAAAATGCATCTGATGCACTGACATTGTTCACAGGCGAACTCCGGAAttgttttgctgaagtgaaggaattaaaaaaatccttccaaAGAAACAGAACCGAGAAAGAGGATGTCAAACCCCTCGATGGAAAAGAGGAAACTTCCTTTGCCAGCTCACTTCATGATTTAAAAGAAGATCCAAAAATGGCACCCAAGAAGGCATTCTTCGAGAGAAATAAAGTGACCAATGGTTACCGTAGCCATGGCACATTTGCTAAGAAAGATGAACATAGAGGACAACACAAGAACAAAACTTTACCTCTGAAAGCAAATGAGTACGACAATAAAAGTAACTTGAGAAACGAGGAAAAAATGGTGGTTTTCGAACTCCCACCCAATCCCTGCTTCACTGTGACACAAGATCATAATTATCAAAAACCTAATGCCAGGCGTCCACAAGCCACACTGCATGACGGAGATAGATTTCAACTACCTGATCAGGGTTTGCAAAGTACCCCCTCAAGCTTGAAGCTACACAAAAAGCCGAGAGGAATCGGATCGAACGGAAGTAGCAGTACATCACATGACACTGATTACCAAGCTCCCTCGAGACAAAGTTTGTCACCGGCATTAATCATTCCTCTTTCAAGAAGGAGAAACGGTTCTTTTTCAGGTATAAAAGGCTTGCAAATGCACCAAGAGCTGCACACATGTCCAAATGAAATGCAAGTTGATTATCCGATTTATTGGAGCGGACAGGCTGGTTTCCAAGCAGCACACCAACAAAGTTTCCATGGCGCAGGCGTACATACGCCAATGCCCTTACAAACGTCTTTATTATCTGCCAACAGTTCAATACTCATACGCGAGCAAAGAGACCAACAGTACATTCCTTCGGCAGATATATCATTTTCCCAAGAAGGAACGATCCCAACTCTTGCTCTGAAAGCTGTACCAGTTCATCTACCCGCAAGTAATTGTGCTGAAATGTGTGGACAACCAAGAACACATTGTCACCCTCACACTAGACAAGTGAACTTGGTTTCAGAGGTACATTCCCAAGCAACAGAACACGATTTCCTGCAGAATCTCCACCACTCTCCTAAAGCCTTGTCCGGCGGGTTACTTCAGAGTGCACAGACTAATCCTCAGCTGGCAAGAAAGTCACCGATGATCAACATGTGTCAAAATATGAGTCAATTGTCTACTCAAGGTGATCAGCAGTTAGTCGAGGCAGTGCAATATGTACTGCCACCTCACCTGATGAAACACCTAATCACTCGACTAGGGACTGGACAACGGAACCACCTGTGA
- the LOC136845986 gene encoding protein lifeguard 1-like, with protein sequence MSDPESMFDDGAAFSEKAIRLGFIRKVYGILFVQLLITFGIVAIFTFVDVVKEFTSRTPALFWAAFGLTFAMVIVLGCCGDIRRKFPHNYIALFIFTLCEAYLLGTAAATFSTTAVAVAIVVTLVIVLALTLFAFQSKYDFTMKGGLLMALLLSLIMFGILAGIFQSYIAQMAYASLGALLFSAYIVFDTQLILGGKHRIALSPEEYVFAALNLYLDIVNLFLYILALVGSRN encoded by the exons ATGAGTGATCCAGAAAGCATGTTTGATGATGGGGCGGCCTTTTCGGAAAAGGCAATCCGACTGGGATTCATCAG GAAGGTCTATGGGATTCTCTTCGTTCAGCTGCTCATCACTTTTGGAATTGTTGCCATCTTTACCTTTGTTGACGTAGTCAAAGAATTCACTTCCAGAACCCCAGCACTCTTCTGGGCAGCGTTTGGATTAACCTTTGCCATGGTCATTGTCCTCGGATGCTGTGGAGATATTCGGCGAAAGTTCCCCCATAACTACATagcactttttattttcaccttgtGTGAGGCTTACCTGCTTGGTACTGCTGCTGCCACCTTCAGTACGACTgctgtggctgtggcgattgttGTCACTCTGGTGATCGTCTTGGCCCTTACTCTCTTCGCATTCCAG tCAAAGTATGACTTCACTATGAAAGGAGGATTACTGATGGCTCTACTCCTTAGCCTTATAATGTTTGGTATACTTGCTGGAATCTTCCAGAGCTACATCGCACAGATGGCTTATGCATCACTGGGGGCTCTTCTCTTTAGTGCGTACATTGTTTTTGATACGCAACTCATTCTTGGAGGAAAACACAGAATAGCCCTTTCACCTGAGGAATATGTCTTTGCTGCTCTCAATTTGTACTTGGACATTGTAAACCTATTCCTGTATATATTAGCTTTAGTGGGATCACGTAACTaa